A window of Drosophila subobscura isolate 14011-0131.10 chromosome E, UCBerk_Dsub_1.0, whole genome shotgun sequence contains these coding sequences:
- the LOC117891929 gene encoding uncharacterized protein LOC117891929, with the protein MHKAWRKPLHKRKVWKKISVLGRMVYYMQPLLSDLQDIWLEPLPFPTLLKLAYSCLLCFVILLPLLFPLLVALFYFGIFQYVAEQHSWLSFDQNWDLLGAMSNLWNFEVTNKKYQLYLLMCLDRYRTIIIGISTTLDYMRMALFFIFS; encoded by the exons ATGCACAAGGCCTGGAGAAAACCGCTGCACAAGCGGAAAGTG TGGAAGAAGATCTCAGTGCTGGGTCGCATGGTGTACTATATGCAGCCATTGCTGTCAGATCTGCAGGATATCTGGCTGGAGCCGCTGCCCTTTCCCACATTGCTGAAGCTCGCCTATAGCTGCCTGCTGTGTTTTGTCatcctgctgccgcttcttTTCCCGCTACTCGTGGCCCTCTTCTACTTTGGCATCTTCCAGTACGTGGCCGAGCAACACTCGTGGCTGAGCTTTGATCAGAACTGGGACCTGCTCGGCGCCATGTCCAACCTGTGGAACTTCGAGGTGACCAACAAGAAGTACCAGCTGTACCTGCTTATGTGCCTCGATCGCTATCGTACGATTATAATAGGCATATCCACGACATTGGACTACATGCGCATGGCCCTGTTTTTTATCTTCAGTTGA
- the LOC117889986 gene encoding nucleolar protein 9: protein MQTEGNAKRKRPKKKGNRFMRNAKGFAKQGIFGRGTHIDDEQFSYFINILDAMKAGFEDVEERVNMANNVFEQTREQEIHLASNQIVSKALESLIGFVDSEQLERYFNTFGDSLRPLCSDRFASHVLQKMLEIAFLRGLGKAAAQEVSDAPTTAKKAKPDAAQIEEEYNLETEFSEDHREKCRQFVVRISKFMLNNLEDFVWDTCASHIMRTAILCLVGMHVPKIAFEKGGAEMAKHRKLYTVPEDWHEVMKEFPQRLEMWPQFVDFPYQEHSSALLGVICLALSVADKSLLKHFGKKILVQSLLKPNEENENDEEKKDTKIEIKDDDEEEKEKEATPTEEKEQSAEKPAEDAPVLPKVFHHQSAVILLETILSVAGAKLLTQLYAMLFSGRVGYLAKQQGTNFAVQRLLQHIKEVTDFEAVFTELQPQVEELLKMGYTGVVSALSAACLRLGAKQAQMIAVLQSSLHVSGGDKEKAKLFFNCLIKLKPSEVLASDESGFVHLHGSLIAQHVLQFNKPIFLVNCILDLPAAQLAQIFNTPNGSHIVDAFMQSKFIGEKSRERLIRQLDGFYVDLAITRHGSRVLEECFKASQEAQQLRIAKELTAKSNMLKGSPFGRLLYAKYRLETYNLSPTQWQASLAKQLEPELPGAKRMPAKTAAEAFKDILS from the exons atgcaaacagaagGCAATGCAAAACGTAAGCGACCGAAGAAGAAAGGCAATCGCTTCATGCGCAACGCTAAGGGCTTTGCCAAGCAGGGAATCTTTGGCCGAGGGACGCACATAGACGATGAGCAGTTTAGCTACTTCATCAACATTCTGGACGCCATGAAGGCTGGCTTCGAGGATGTGGAGGAGCGCG TAAACATGGCCAACAATGTGTTTGAGCAGACAAGAGAGCAGGAGATCCACTTGGCCTCCAATCAAATTGTATCCAAAGCACTGGAATCGCTCATTGGATTCGTGGACAGCGAACAGCTGGAGCGATACTTCAACACATTTGGAGACAGTCTGCGTCCCTTGTGCTCGGACAGATTTGCCTCGCACGTGCTGCAGAAGATGCTTGAAATTGCCTTTTTGCGCGGCCTGGGCAAGGCAGCTGCCCAGGAGGTCAGCGACGCTCCGACCACGGCAAAGAAGGCCAAGCCAGATGCTGCACAAATCGAAGAGGAGTACAATTTGGAAACAGAATTCAGCGAGGACCATCGCGAGAAGTGTCGCCAGTTCGTGGTGCGCATCTCAAAGTTTATGTTGAACAATTTGGAGGATTTCGTGTGGGACACGTGTGCCAGTCACATCATGAGGACGGCTATACTGTGCCTAGTGGGCATGCATGTTCCCAAAATAGCCTTCGAAAAGGGAGGCGCTGAGATGGCCAAGCATCGCAAGCTGTACACCGTGCCCGAGGACTGGCATGAGGTGATGAAAGAGTTTCCCCAGCGCCTGGAGATGTGGCCACAGTTCGTGGACTTCCCCTACCAGGAGCACTCGTCTGCCCTCCTGGGCGTCATCTGCCTGGCCCTGAGTGTGGCCGACAAGAGTTTGCTGAAGCATTTTGGCAAGAAAATTTTGGTGCAGAGCCTGCTGAAGCCCAACGAAGAGAATGAAAATGATGAGGAGAAAAAGGacacaaaaatcgaaatcaaagacgatgacgaagaggagaaggagaaggaggctACCCCAACggaagagaaagagcagagcgCGGAGAAGCCAGCCGAGGATGCGCCAGTGCTGCCGAAAGTCTTTCACCATCAGAGCGCCGTCATCCTGCTGGAGACCATTCTGAGCGTGGCGGGTGCCAAGCTGCTGACCCAACTCTATGCGATGCTGTTCAGTGGCCGTGTCGGCTACCTCGCCAAGCAGCAAGGGACAAACTTTGCCGTGCAGCGACTGCTCCAGCACATAAAGGAGGTGACAGACTTTGAGGCCGTCTTCACAGAGCTTCAGCCGCaagtggaggagctgctcaaaATGGGCTACACTGGCGTGGTGTCTGCCCTgagtgccgcctgcctgcgACTGGGCGCCAAGCAGGCACAGATGATAGCCGTTCTACAGAGCTCGCTGCATGTCAGCGGCGGCGACAAGGAGAAGGCCAAATTGTTCTTCAATTGCCTCATCAAACTGAAACCCTCCGAGGTGCTGGCCAGCGATGAGTCGGGATTCGTGCACCTCCATGGCTCACTGATTGCACAGCATGTGCTGCAGTTCAACAAACCGATTTTCCTGGTCAACTGCATCCTCGATCTGCCAGCGGCCCAACTGGCGCAGATCTTCAACACACCCAACGGCTCCCACATAGTCGATGCCTTCATGCAGAGCAAGTTCATAGGCGAAAAGTCGCGTGAGCGGCTTATCCGACAGCTGGATGGCTTCTATGTGGACTTGGCCATTACCCGCCATGGATCACGAGTGCTCGAGGAATGCTTCAAGGCCTCACAGGAGGCGCAACAGCTGCGCATAGCCAAGGAGCTCACCGCGAAGTCAAACATGCTCAAGGGTTCGCCTTTCGGGCGTCTTCTCTACGCCAAGTATCGCCTGGAAACGTACAACCTCTCGCCCACGCAGTGGCAGGCGAGcctggccaagcagctggagccaGAGCTGCCGGGCGCCAAACGGATGCCAGCCAAGACAGCAGCTGAAGCGTTTAAGGATATACTAAGCTAG
- the LOC117889987 gene encoding phospholipase A2: MWLLQVLFVCCLLATTWATFGDEAIFEDEDIYNQALPPVPHTGITAPGTKWCGPGNTAANFDDLGRERETDKCCRAHDHCEEIIESHSALHGLPTNTDWFPILKCTCEQTFINCLQAVNSLTSNTLGRIYYGSRRKCFANGYPTTGCKQYQEGTFRKRCIRYNVDKASAKVWQFYDMPFYTIHHTNAA, translated from the exons atgtggctgctgcaggtgctcttcgtttgctgtttgctggccACCACTTGGGCCACCTTTGGGGATGAGGCCATCTTCGAGGATGAGGATATTTACAATCAGGCGCTGCCGCCAGTGCCACACACGGGCATCACGGCGCCAGGCACCAAATGGTGTGGGCCCGGCAATACGGCAGCAAATTTCGATGACTtgggcagagagcgagagacggACAAGTGCTGTCGGGCACACGACCACTGCGAGGAGATCATCGAGTCACACAGCGCGCTGCACGGACTACCCACCAACACGGATTGGTTTCCCAT CCTCAAGTGTACCTGCGAGCAAACGTTCATCAACTGCCTGCAGGCAGTCAACAGTCTCACGTCCAACACCTTGGGCCGCATCTACTACGGCAGTCGGAGGAAGTGCTTTGCCAATGGCTATCCCACCACTGGGTGCAAGCAGTACCAGGAGGGAACGTTCCGCAAGCGTTGCATACGCTACAATGTGGACAAGGCCTCGGCAAAGGTCTGGCAATTCTATGACATGCCATTTTACACAATCCACCACACGAATGCCGCCTGA
- the LOC117889988 gene encoding phospholipase A2 yields MHLQRFVAAVLALVAGFDVILGIGIIVPGTKWCGPGNIALNYDDLGVERELDMCCRAHDNCQEKIPPQEEAYGLSNDGIFPIFSCACESAFRNCLTSLHNTQSLTLGRIYFRGKDVCFAHGHPTVSCTENQVDMFEKRCLSYRVDETQPKRWQFYDLAFYTHVEESTED; encoded by the exons ATGCACCTTCAAcgatttgtggctgctgttttggCGCTTGTCGCTGGCTTCGATGTGATACTTGGCATAGGCATCATTGTGCCGGGCACGAAATGGTGTGGACCCGGCAATATAGCGCTCAATTACGACGATTTGGGCGTCGAAAGGGAGCTGGACATGTGCTGTCGCGCGCACGACAACTGCCAGGAGAAAATACCACCGCAAGAGGAAGCCTATGGACTGAGCAATGATGGCATCTTTCCCAT CTTCTCCTGTGCCTGCGAGTCTGCCTTTCGCAATTGCCTCACTTCGCTGCACAACACACAATCGCTGACTCTGGGCCGCATTTACTTTCGCGGCAAAGATGTTTGCTTTGCACATGGCCATCCCACAGTCTCGTGTACTGAGAACCAAGTGGACATGTTCGAGAAGCGCTGCCTAAGCTACAGAGTGGATGAGACACAGCCGAAGCGCTGGCAGTTCTACGACTTGGCCTTCTACACACATGTCGAGGAGAGCACAGAAGATTGA
- the LOC117889985 gene encoding transcription elongation factor SPT5, translated as MSDSEVSNMSDSGSEDGSISNKSQRSVRSKSGQRSRSRSRSMSRSSRSRSRSAHSGSGSESPHGRGNRAKSEESGEEEEEPPGEDIDSEEYEEEENDDHPRKKKKKERFGGFIIDEAEVDDEVDEDDEWEEGANEIGIVGNEIDELGPTARDIEIRRRGTNLWDTQKEDEIEEYLRKKYADESIAKRHFGDGGEEMSDEITQQTLLPGIKDPNLWMVKCRIGEEKATALLLMRKFLTYLNTDDPIQIKSIIAPEGVKGYIYLEAYKQTHVKTAIDNVGNLRMGKWKQEMVPIKEMTDVLKVVKEQVGLKVKQWVRLKRGLYKDDIAQVDYVDLAQNQVHLKLLPRIDYTRMRGALRTTATETDDGKRKKKRRPVAKPFDPEAVRAIGGEVHSDGDFLLFEGNRYSRKGFLYKNFTMSAILSDGVKPTLAELERFEESPEEVNLELLGNVKDDPTSTHSFSMGDNVEVCVGDLENLQAKIVAIDGTMITVMPKHQDLKDPLIFKASELRKYFKTGDHARVLAGRYEGETGLIIRVEPLRVVLVSDLTNHELEVLPRDLQLCSDVATGVDCLGQFQWGDLVQLDSQNVGVIVRLERENFHVLGMNGKCIECKPTALHKRRENRNTVALDADQNQIRRRDIVKVMEGPHAGRSGEIKHLYRSLAFLHCRMYTENGGIFVCKTRHLQLAGGSKANVNPAGTMGGLGFMSPRIQSPMHPSGGRGGARGGARGGRGGFRVTRDREILGKTIKISGGPYKGAVGIVKDATDATARVELHTSCQTISVDRNHIAIVGVPGKEGSVSTYGRTPARTPGYGAQTPSYTAAGSKTPLVGNQTPNWDTDTRTPYGTMTPSHDGSMTPRHGAWDPTANTTPARNNDFDYSLEEPSPSPGYNPSTPGYQMTSQFAPQTPGTLYGSDRSYSPFNPSPSPAPSPYPVGYLNTPSPSTYSPNTPGGIPQSPYNPQTPGASLDSSMGDWCTTDIEVRIHTHDDTDLVGQTGIIRTVSNGVCSVFLRQEDRSVSIVSEHLAPVPPNSGDEFKVIYGEERESVGRVLSKQEGDVLVCKINDEVKMIPVNHLCKMKSID; from the exons ATGTCAGACTCCGAAGTCAGCAATATGTCGGACAGTGGGTCGGAAGATGGATCGATATCAAACAAGTCGCAGCGCAGCGTCAGATCCAAGTCTGGCCAGCGCTCAAGGTCGCGATCCAGATCCATGTCCAGATCTTCGCGCTCCAGATCCCGATCGGCTCATTCGGGCTCCGGGTCCGAGTCTCCGCACGGACGTGGAAACCGAGCCAAAAGCGAAGAGTCGGgcgaggaagaggaggagccacCAGGCGAAGACATCGACTCTGAGGagtacgaggaggaggagaatgaCGATCATCcacgaaagaaaaagaagaaggaacgCTTTGGTGGCTTCATCATAGACGAGGCAGAGGTGGACGATGAG GTTGACGAAGATGACGAATGGGAAGAAGGTGCCAATGAGATTGGAATTGTTGGCAACGAGATTGATGAGCTCGGGCCAACGGCCAGGGACATCGAAATAAGGCGACGCGGCACAAACTTATGGGA CACTCAAAAGGAAGATGAGATTGAAGAGTACCTGCGAAAGAAATATGCCGATGAATCCATTGCAAAGCGACACTTTGGCGATGGCGGGGAAGAGATGTCCGATGAGATCACCCAGCAGacgctgctgcctggcattaA GGATCCCAATTTATGGATGGTCAAGTGTCGCATTGGCGAGGAGAAGGCCACAGCTTTGCTGTTGATGCGAAAGTTCTTGACATACCTCAACACGGATGATCCCATCCAAATCAAATCGATTATTGCACCCGAGGGCGTCAAGGGTTACATTTATCTGGAAGCCTATAAGCAAACGCACGTCAAGACAGCCATCGATAACGTGGGTAATCTGCGAATGGGCAAATGGAAGCAGGAGATGGTGCCCATCAAGGAAATGACGGATGTGCTGAAGGTGGTCAAGGAGCAGGTCGGCTTGAAGGTCAAGCAGTGGGTGCGCCTCAAGCGTGGGCTCTACAAGGATGACATTGCGCAGGTGGACTACGTTGATTTGGCACAAAATCAGGTGCACTTGAAGCTGCTACCCAGGATAGACTACACCCGCATGCGCGGTGCTTTGAGGACAACAGCAact GAAACAGACGATGGCAAGCGCAAGAAGAAACGGCGGCCAGTGGCTAAACCTTTCGACCCAGAAGCCGTTAG AGCCATTGGTGGTGAGGTGCACTCGGATGGTGACTTCCTGCTCTTCGAGGGAAATCGTTATTCGCGCAAGGGTTTCCTCTACAAGAACTTTACCATGTCGGCCATTCTATCAGACGGCGTAAAGCCCACGTTGGCTGAGCTGGAGCGCTTTGAAGAGTCGCCGGAAG AGGTGAACCTGGAACTGTTGGGCAATGTCAAGGATGATCCCACTTCAACGCACTCCTTTTCGATGGGTGACAATGTTGAGGTTTGCGTGGGAGACTTGGAGAACTTGCAGGCAAAGATTGTGGCCATTGACGGCACCATGATCACGGTTATGCCCAAGCATCAGGATCTAAAG GATCCTTTAATTTTCAAAGCCAGCGAGCTGCGCAAGTACTTCAAGACCGGAGACCATGCCAGGGTGCTGGCAGGTCGCTATGAGGGCGAAACTGGTCTCATTATTCGCGTGGAGCCACTGCGAGTGGTGCTCGTCTCTGACTTGACCAATCACGAATTGGAGGTCTTGCCACGGGATCTGCAGCTCTGCTCTGATGTGGCCACAGGCGTGGACTGTCTCGGCCAGTTCCAATGGGGCGACTTGGTGCAGCTTGA CTCTCAAAATGTGGGCGTCATTGTGCGCTTGGAGCGTGAAAACTTTCATGTTTTGGGCATGAATGGCAAGTGCATCGAGTGCAAGCCAACTGCCTTGCACAAGCGGCGAGAGAATCGCAATACTGTGGCTCTGGATGCTGATCAAAATCAGATACGCCGCCGTGACATAGTTAAGGTTATGGAGGGGCCTCATGCT GGTCGTTCCGGTGAGATCAAGCACTTGTATCGCAGTTTGGCCTTTCTGCACTGCCGCATGTATACCGAAAACGGCGGCATATTTGTGTGCAAGACGCGTCACTTGCAgttggcaggcggcagcaagGCAAACGTTAATCCTGCAGGAACGATGGGCGGACTTGGCTTCATGTCGCCGCGCATACAATCGCCCATGCATCCATCTGGCGGAAGGGGAGGTGCACGTGGTGGAGCGCGCGGCGGCAGGGGCGGTTTCCGCGTGACTCGTGATCGTGAAATATTGGGCAAAACCATCAAGATCAGTGGCGGACCCTATAAAG GTGCCGTGGGCATTGTCAAGGACGCTACAGACGCCACAGCTCGCGTGGAGCTGCATACTTCGTGTCAGACAATATCGGTCGATAGGAATCACATTGCCATTGTTGGAGTGCCCGGCAAGGAGGGCAGCGTCTCCACATATGGCCGCACGCCAGCACGTACTCCGGGCTATGGTGCACAAACGCCAAGCTACACTGCTGCGGGATCCAAGACCCCGTTGGTGGGCAATCAAACACCCAACTGGGACACGGATACGCGTACGCCTTATGGCACAATGACGCCATCGCATGATGGCAGCATGACGCCACGCCATGGTGCCTGGGATCCGACAGCGAACACAACGCCGGCGCGTAATAACGATTTCGATTATTCGCTGGAGGAGCCCAGCCCAAGTCCAGGCTACAATCCCAGCACTCCTGGCTACCAGATGACATCTCAGTTCGCCCCACAAACACCGGGCACGCTCTACGGTTCGGATAGGAGCTACAGTCCGttcaatcccagtcccagtccagcTCCCTCGCCGTACCCTGTTGGCTACTTGAACACCCCATCGCCATCAACTTATTCGCCCAATACGCCCGGTGGCATACCGCAGTCGCCGTACAATCCTCAGACACCGGGTGCCAGCCTGGACTCGTCGATGGGCGACTGGTGCACCACCGATATCGAGGTGCGGATTCACACGCACGACGACACCGATCTGGTGGGACAAACGGGCATCATTCGCACCGTTTCCAATGGCGTGTGCTCTGTGTTCTTGCGGCAGGAAGATCGCAGCGTCTCCATTGTCAGCGAGCACTTGGCACCCGTGCCGCCCAACAGCGGCGATGAGTTCAAGGTGATCTACGGCGAGGAAAGGGAATCGGTGGGTCGCGTACTCTCCAAGCAGGAGGGCGACGTGCTCGTCTGCAAAATAAACGACGAAGTCAAGATGATTCCCGTCAATCATCTGTGCAAAATGAAGTCCATTGATTAA